The window gcGGTACGTTTAGCGTTACCTgttggatctggtggggcttgcctccacgcacagcattggctctggatccaaactcctggGTAGGGGCTGGACACTATTCTTTTCCGGAGTTGCCAAAGGTGTGAGGCGCCAAGCGGGTTTGGGGTACTCACAATTACCCGGCTGAGCGCCgctgtgttggagtttaccccggtggacaagagggtcgcctccctacgCCTAAGGGCTGGGGAGAAAACCCTTCTTGGAAGTCCTGGCTGGGGCCCTGCATGGGGCTCCAGTGGGGGACTCCGTGGTCTTACTGGGAGACTTCAACGTGCACGTCGGCAATGAcggagatacctggaggggtgtgattgggaggaacggcctccccgatctgaacttgagtggtgttctattattagaattctgtgctagtcacggtctgtctataatgaacaccatgttcaaacACAAGGGTGCTCATAAGTTtacgtggtaccagagcaccctaggtcaaaggtcaatgatcgactttgtgatcgtatcatctgatCTGAGGCCGtgtgtcttggacactcgggtgaagagaggagcagagctgttaactgatcaccacctggtggtgagttgggttcggtggcaggggaaacccctggacagacctggtaagcccaaacgTGGTAAGCCCAAACCTGCAggtaagctgggaacgtctgggggaggcccctgtccgagaagccttcaactcccacctctgaaggagcttctctagcatgcctgtggaggctggggatatcgaacctgaaaggacgatgttcaaagcttcccttgttgaagctgcagctgtgtcctgtggccataggatcttaggtgcctcaagggcCGGCAACCCTCGGACACTGTGGTGGACACCAgtggtcagggaagccgtccTACTGAAGGAGGAGTCCTTTAGGGACATGTTGTCctgggggactcctgaggcagttttggggtACCAACGGGCCCAAAgggcagcagccgcagctgtggcAGAATCAAAGCAGtgggtgtgggaggagtttgGCGCGGCCATGGAGAAGGATTTTTCGGGCAGCGCCAAAGCGCTTTTGGAAAACCGTCTggcacctcaggagggggaaacggggaaccatccaagctgtgtacagcaaggatgggaccttgttaacctcaactgaggaggtcatagggcggtggaaggagtactttggtgacctcctgaatcccactcaaCCACCCTCTGTAacggagacagagctggaggatgacaGGGTATCATagccgatttccctgggtgaagtcactgtggtagtcaaacaactccacagtggcaaagccccagggatcgatgagataccaccagaaatgctgaaggctctgggtgttgaggggctgtcttggttgacacgcctcttaAACATTGCgtcggggtcggtgccgaaggTGTGGCAAACAcgtgtggtggtccctctctttaagaaggggaaccagagggtgtgtgccaattacagaggtatgacactactcagcctgcctgggaaagtctactccaaggtgctggaaaggagggtccaGCCGATTGTCGAGTTGATTTTGGGTTATGATATCACTTTTTTGCCTTGtttaatatttgattatttcctAGACTAAGTTGGTTCATATGGtgtttctttgttaattttcttaTTAGTTGTAGATCGAATTTGTAGTTGTTtcgaatttctttttttaatatcgTATAAAATATTTCTATTTTGTTCTGATTTCCTTCGGGTTTCTTTGGTATTAATTGATTAACTGTGTATTTGGTTTTCTTTCTTCGTTTAACCGTAGATGCCCCCAGATGTCCCCACACTGTGCCTtgtgttcattttgtgttttttttcttgttttataacAGGTGCTGAGGCCCAAGCGAGCGGCAGCCCTCtcctggtggtggtgtttgacACAGTTTTTGGTTGCAGTGCACTGgtggtgttgcatgcgcttcaccgcacggttgtgacgaaaagggaggtGAGCcagaaggcaaagctctcgatctaccggtcagtcttcgtccctaccctcacctatggtcatgagcgatgggtcatgaccgaaagaacgagatcgcgggtacaagcggcccAAATGGGTTTTCTctgcagggtggctggggtctccctcagagatagggtgagaagctcagccatccgggagggactcggagtagagccgatGCTCCTCTGcatggaaaggagccagttgaaaTAGAAGCTAATATGGTCAgagggcttgaaaattgtttctatttattcattcactacggtgatatgttgtggtttctttcttgtgacaaatgtactcaTTGTAaattgctttggacaaaagtgtctgccaAATactctaaatgtaaatatgtctTGATTAATTGTTCAATAAACTATTACTagaaaataataagaataatgaTGAGCTTTGACAGGTGAAAATGtatcacggtgtgttagaccacgGATTAAATTTACGCCGGATTATGCCTTTAAGATCATTTAGGCCTATTAATAATCTCGATAGGCTAATTTAGACATTCTAGGCtgccacaaatatgttttgtgaCTACAGACAGATTTTTATGTAGAGGGATGGAGGCAAAAATGGCTCTTCTGATAGTAAAGATTGCTGAGCCCTGACCTAGACTTTAGGTCTTGCATTGAAAAAAAacgtgaaaataaaatatactgtCAGCTGTAAACTTCCattgaagaaacaaaaataaaaactcatccTGGTGCCAAGCCATGTCAGAGTATTTATCATTTAGATCTCACAGAGCAGCACTGAGAGGAGGAGTAACACTGAAAGAGAAGAAGCCTCAACGTCACGTCCTCAAATGACCGTGAAAGTTTGAGTGACAGCACAGCTGCAGTCCAGAAGAGTCTCTGTGTTCACTCTGCAGGAAACTGTCTCAACAAGACAGCAGaatctctgacaaacactggtgagtacacagccacacaaagacaaaatgcaGAAATATTTGATTGAATTGAGTTAAAAACTGTATCTGACTTTGTAATATCAATGTACCATCTCCTGATATTAAATCATCATGCTTGATACCTGATAATTATTGAGTTTGTTAAACCACATACCTTTACTGTAAAGCACAGCAGCTCAATCCAAccataacaaagacaaacacagataaactaGTCCGCTAAAGGCTAACTAAATTGCTGTTTTACAACTTGTATAGCTGTTAAACACTTAAGTAAGAAGTCTTGAACCTATAGTAATATCTACGGTGTTTCAGAAACCTGTAACACAAAACCTGAACTGTactcagacaggaagttccAACTCAGAGGTGTATCCAGGACACTTTTTTTACCTGTCAGAGCTCATCATGACTCTCCTTATATTCTAGGAGTAATAGTTTGTTGAACATTTAATCAAGAGATATCTAATTACAGTtgtctttttctcacttttcatcctcagactgtcaacatgtctgctgccagctgtctgctgactaaagatcagtttctgtgctccatctgtctggatgtgttcactgatccagtcaccacaccatgtggacacaacttctgtaaaacctgcatcactaaACACTGGGATAAAAATGTCCCGTGTCAGTGTCCCTACTGTAAAACGACTTTCAACACCAGACCTGAGCTGCGggtcaacacgttcatctctgagatggctgctcagttcagacagtcagctcaacagaaagccagcagcagcagctcagagcaacaagtttccaaaccaggagaagttccctgtgacgtctgcactggaaccaaactgaaggccctgaagtcctgcctggtgtgtctggcctcctactgtgagactcacctggagcctcatctgacaaaatcaggcctgaaaagacatcagctgatcgaccctgtggagaacctggaagataggatgtgtacgaagcacgataaactgctggagctgttctgtaagaccaaccagatgtgtgtctgcatgatCTGCAGTATTTTAGAccacaagacacatgatgttgttcctCTTAAAAAAGAATATGAAGAAAAGAAGGCCGAGCTGGGGAAGAGAGacgctgaaattcagcagatgatccagaagGGACAACTGAAGATTGAGGAGATGAagcgctcagtggagctcagtaagaaagatgcagacagagagatagcagctgcTGTTCAGGTTTTCACAGCTAtgaaggagtctgttgagagaagccaggccgagctcatcgacaccatcaaagagaagcagagacagacagagaaacaggctgaaggcttcatcaaagagctggaacaggacatctctgagctggagaagagaagctctgaggtggagcagatctcacagtctgaagaccacctccacttcctccaaatcttcccatcactgaacgctgctccacccaccaaggactggacaggagtcagcgtctgtccaccttcatatgaggggactgtggtgagagctgtgaatcagctggaggagacgctcagtaaacagatgaaggaGGCCGAGCTGAAGtgggtccagcagtatgcagtggatgtgacactcgatcctgatacagcacatcccaaactcatcctgtctgatgatggaaaacaagttaaacatgttgatgtaaaGAAGATACTCCCAAACAACCCATTTGAGACTTGTACCTGTGTCTTTgcaaagcagagtttctcttcaggaagattttattatgaggttcaagttaaagagaagactgagtgggatttaggagtggccagagagtcgatcaacaggaagggaaaAATCACACTGTCTCCTCAGAATGGTTACTGGACGATATGTTTGAGAAATGAAAATGAGCACAAAGCTTGTGCTCGCCCGGCAGTCAATCTCTCTCTGAAGTGTcggcctgagaaggtgggggtgtttgtggattatgaggagggtctggtctccttttatgacgttgatgctgcagctcttatctactcctttactggctgctgcttcactcagaaactctaTCCATACTTCAATCCATGTCTTAATAATGgtggtaaaaactctgctcctctgatcatctctcctgtcaataACATtgagtagaacaaacatttgattttctgtAGAAAGATTTAcatgatgtaatgtaataaatgtatatttactgATTATATTTGGTTTTCtacattgttgttttctcaGACTTTTGACCTTTTTTCTGGCAATGTTTATATATAATGTCTCACAGTATCGCTGTGGTTAATATGAAATATGTGAGTATTCTAACCTTTTCATGTTCTGATCATTGTTTATATAACAAGTGTTGCAAACTGACACAAAGTGCTGAGGAACATTTTATGGATAGGacaaatgtaattttattttctcttatcttgtttttaaaatgatcaaaagtaaaataaagatttttttcctgccttaagtaaatttgtttttcattgttttcagcaGTTGATGTTTCTAATGACGaccaaatcatgtgattaaaaacaccatcagctgttctcagatcagatcACATGTGAGAGAGTTTGTAGTGTAAGATGATGTTGTGTTATTGAAGGTTTGTGCAGCTGATGTGAACTGAACCTGTCCAACTGGTTTGTAGAGAATAAGTGAGATGTGAGGACGACCTCTAGTGGAGTTCATAccaaactgcagcctgtgttcacatgAGGACctgctcttaaagggatatcccggtgtaaatttaatcaaTGGTCTGACACACTGcgaaacacactgtgaaactgtgttagactccctctccagagatcaagttagcagaccgctaatttacacagttttatcaacctcagaaacgactgcacgacaacaatacactgcagt is drawn from Sparus aurata chromosome 8, fSpaAur1.1, whole genome shotgun sequence and contains these coding sequences:
- the LOC115586837 gene encoding E3 ubiquitin-protein ligase TRIM21-like, which encodes MSAASCLLTKDQFLCSICLDVFTDPVTTPCGHNFCKTCITKHWDKNVPCQCPYCKTTFNTRPELRVNTFISEMAAQFRQSAQQKASSSSSEQQVSKPGEVPCDVCTGTKLKALKSCLVCLASYCETHLEPHLTKSGLKRHQLIDPVENLEDRMCTKHDKLLELFCKTNQMCVCMICSILDHKTHDVVPLKKEYEEKKAELGKRDAEIQQMIQKGQLKIEEMKRSVELSKKDADREIAAAVQVFTAMKESVERSQAELIDTIKEKQRQTEKQAEGFIKELEQDISELEKRSSEVEQISQSEDHLHFLQIFPSLNAAPPTKDWTGVSVCPPSYEGTVVRAVNQLEETLSKQMKEAELKWVQQYAVDVTLDPDTAHPKLILSDDGKQVKHVDVKKILPNNPFETCTCVFAKQSFSSGRFYYEVQVKEKTEWDLGVARESINRKGKITLSPQNGYWTICLRNENEHKACARPAVNLSLKCRPEKVGVFVDYEEGLVSFYDVDAAALIYSFTGCCFTQKLYPYFNPCLNNGGKNSAPLIISPVNNIE